In Rhizobium rhododendri, a genomic segment contains:
- a CDS encoding sugar ABC transporter ATP-binding protein yields the protein MTAGQTVLEARGVFKGFFGNPVLKGVDIALMPGRVHALLGENGAGKSTLINLLSGALAPDQGTIAIDGKAVARLSPSLARTAGIGVVQQELSLTSQLSIAENIGLGAYPRRFGLIDYRALARGVGHVCDLVGITEPLDTPVSDLSLGRRQMVEIAKALFAKPRVLILDEPTSSLSAHEAGVLANLVFTLRDGGVAVLYISHRLNEVRALCSHVTVLKDGGITADRSLSGIDGEGLVRLMVGRETGALFPPRPAAVSGALRLRADGFAAGMVRDANISARTGEILGIGGLVGQGQEDLLLGLYGAIPAKAKEAEIDGRSGLPKDVAAANAAGIVYVPADRKHEGLVLQHSIASNIILPSLARLARGGLRNRRAEADLIGDLASQLMIKGDVARPVQALSGGNQQKVALAKWLPLDPSVLLLNDPTRGVDIETKREIYLMLRRFAAEGRLVILASSDTPELVHLCDRVLVLREGRIVVELQGDAITEEAIVGAAMAVEESGDAKLVQEEAIP from the coding sequence GACATCGCCCTTATGCCGGGCCGGGTCCATGCCCTGCTGGGCGAGAATGGTGCCGGGAAGTCCACGCTTATCAATCTCCTGTCCGGCGCGCTGGCGCCGGATCAGGGTACCATCGCGATTGATGGGAAGGCCGTTGCACGGCTTTCGCCATCTTTGGCGAGAACTGCTGGCATCGGTGTCGTGCAGCAGGAACTCAGCCTTACCAGTCAGCTGTCGATCGCCGAAAATATCGGGCTCGGCGCCTATCCGCGGCGATTTGGCCTGATCGACTACCGCGCTCTTGCCCGCGGCGTGGGGCATGTCTGCGATCTGGTCGGAATAACCGAACCCCTCGACACGCCGGTCTCGGACCTGTCGCTCGGGCGGCGCCAGATGGTGGAGATCGCCAAGGCGCTGTTTGCAAAGCCCCGCGTGCTGATCCTCGACGAGCCGACATCATCCTTGTCGGCCCACGAGGCAGGCGTGCTCGCCAACCTGGTCTTCACGCTGCGGGACGGGGGCGTGGCGGTGCTTTACATTTCTCATCGGCTGAACGAGGTGCGTGCCCTCTGCTCCCATGTCACGGTGTTGAAGGACGGGGGCATTACCGCCGACAGGTCGCTTTCCGGCATCGATGGAGAAGGCTTGGTACGGCTGATGGTCGGCCGTGAGACTGGCGCTCTCTTTCCACCTCGCCCGGCGGCGGTGTCGGGTGCGCTTCGCCTGCGGGCAGACGGCTTTGCGGCCGGCATGGTGCGCGATGCCAACATTTCAGCGCGCACTGGTGAGATCCTCGGGATCGGCGGGCTAGTCGGGCAGGGGCAGGAAGATCTTCTCCTCGGTCTGTACGGTGCCATTCCCGCGAAAGCGAAAGAGGCAGAGATCGACGGCAGGTCCGGCCTCCCGAAAGATGTCGCCGCCGCCAATGCGGCTGGCATCGTCTACGTTCCAGCCGACCGGAAGCATGAAGGTCTTGTTTTACAGCATTCGATCGCCTCGAATATCATCCTTCCTTCTCTGGCACGACTGGCGCGTGGTGGCCTGCGCAACCGGCGCGCAGAAGCCGATCTTATCGGCGATCTCGCGAGTCAGCTCATGATCAAGGGGGACGTGGCCCGGCCGGTCCAGGCCCTATCCGGCGGAAACCAACAAAAAGTCGCGCTGGCGAAGTGGCTGCCGCTCGATCCGAGCGTCCTCCTTCTCAACGACCCGACGCGCGGCGTGGACATCGAGACCAAGCGGGAAATCTATCTGATGCTGCGCCGCTTTGCGGCGGAGGGGCGTCTCGTGATCCTGGCAAGTTCGGATACGCCGGAACTCGTCCATCTCTGCGACCGCGTCTTGGTTCTGCGCGAAGGCCGGATCGTCGTCGAACTGCAGGGCGATGCCATTACCGAGGAAGCCATCGTCGGCGCCGCAATGGCGGTCGAGGAAAGCGGCGACGCGAAACTCGTGCAAGAAGAGGCCATTCCATGA
- a CDS encoding ABC transporter permease → MTPASSSSLYGAVQRQRNRGLFGLYIVVAAFLLLYAVLFPGIMSIGGFSKFTQNWFPLALVTMAQALLMLNGGITLAIGPLVSLGAVVAATTMGGFLGATGGILAVAVAGLCIGAATGSIVALLRLPAIIVTLAGSFIITGVALLLLPRPGGFVPEWLSTALAGHTPVAFLFLLLILGFWKIFLATPLGLGIYAAGDNPVGAFRSGVPIERVKIIAFALSGLLATLAGLFVAAQTGSGDPIIGAPFTLNSIAAAVLGGVGFLGGRGTMRGAVCGSLLLSVMINVMFFLGFPPVAQYVAQGLIIVGAVAIPELLGRWRAA, encoded by the coding sequence ATGACCCCTGCATCATCGTCAAGCCTCTACGGCGCCGTGCAGCGACAGCGAAATCGCGGCCTTTTCGGATTGTACATCGTCGTGGCAGCCTTCCTCTTGCTCTATGCCGTGCTCTTTCCCGGCATCATGTCGATCGGGGGCTTCTCCAAGTTCACGCAGAACTGGTTTCCCTTGGCGCTGGTCACCATGGCGCAAGCCCTGCTGATGTTAAACGGGGGCATCACCCTTGCCATCGGTCCGCTGGTAAGCCTTGGCGCGGTAGTTGCCGCGACGACCATGGGCGGCTTTCTCGGTGCCACCGGCGGCATTTTGGCGGTCGCCGTCGCCGGCCTTTGCATCGGGGCTGCCACAGGGTCGATCGTTGCACTTCTTCGGCTCCCGGCGATCATCGTGACGCTCGCCGGCTCCTTCATCATCACCGGCGTCGCGCTGCTCCTGTTGCCTCGGCCGGGTGGCTTCGTGCCTGAATGGCTCTCCACGGCGCTGGCCGGTCACACGCCGGTCGCCTTCCTGTTTCTGCTGCTGATCCTCGGGTTCTGGAAAATCTTTCTCGCGACGCCCCTCGGCCTCGGGATCTATGCCGCCGGCGACAATCCGGTTGGAGCCTTTCGGTCTGGCGTGCCGATCGAGCGGGTGAAGATCATTGCCTTTGCGCTGTCCGGCCTGCTGGCAACGCTCGCAGGGCTGTTCGTGGCTGCCCAGACCGGTTCAGGCGATCCGATCATCGGCGCACCCTTCACGCTCAACTCGATTGCGGCGGCCGTTCTCGGCGGTGTCGGTTTTCTCGGCGGCCGGGGGACGATGCGGGGAGCGGTCTGCGGCAGCCTACTGTTGTCGGTGATGATCAACGTTATGTTTTTCCTCGGCTTTCCTCCCGTTGCGCAATATGTCGCCCAAGGGCTTATCATCGTCGGAGCCGTGGCCATTCCGGAGCTTCTCGGACGGTGGAGGGCCGCGTGA
- a CDS encoding ABC transporter permease has protein sequence MRLFKSLFSNPPLLTFVLVVLVWLVAGLTLHGFAAYGHLRYLLELAAVIGIAAAGQTLVILMGGIDLSVGAVITVTAILLPFLSPDWDPTGLVGVVLALVIAISVGLLNGAGASVLRVPPIIMTLAMATFLQGVLVLVAGGSAVTVQNPAVVMLGQARPLGIPAGVLLWIVVSVSVLVLIHRMPIGARFLALGANPLAARLSGVSMTRNTLILYALSGFFAGLAGILLLGMNRQGYVGIGDPYLLTSIAAVVLGGTSILGGRGTYAGTIPGAILLVTTTALITVVNASAGWRSIMFGSLILALLLISGREARR, from the coding sequence ATGAGATTGTTCAAATCGCTCTTTAGCAATCCGCCGCTCCTCACCTTCGTTCTCGTTGTGCTGGTATGGCTCGTGGCGGGCCTCACGCTACACGGCTTCGCTGCCTATGGGCATTTGCGCTACCTGCTGGAACTGGCAGCAGTTATCGGCATAGCCGCCGCCGGCCAGACGCTGGTGATCCTCATGGGTGGCATCGACCTTTCGGTCGGCGCCGTGATCACCGTCACGGCAATCCTGCTGCCGTTTCTGTCGCCAGACTGGGATCCGACGGGTTTGGTCGGCGTCGTCCTGGCACTCGTGATTGCAATCAGCGTCGGTCTTCTCAACGGAGCAGGCGCCTCCGTTCTCCGGGTTCCGCCGATCATCATGACGCTCGCCATGGCGACCTTCCTGCAGGGCGTCCTGGTCCTTGTCGCGGGCGGCAGCGCCGTGACGGTGCAGAACCCGGCCGTCGTCATGCTGGGACAAGCGCGCCCACTCGGTATTCCGGCTGGTGTGCTCCTCTGGATCGTCGTGTCGGTCAGCGTGCTGGTGCTGATCCACCGCATGCCGATCGGTGCCCGGTTCCTCGCGCTCGGCGCCAATCCGCTGGCTGCCCGCCTCTCGGGCGTCAGCATGACACGCAACACCCTCATTCTATATGCGCTGTCCGGCTTTTTCGCCGGGCTCGCCGGCATCCTTCTCCTCGGGATGAACCGGCAGGGCTATGTCGGCATCGGCGATCCCTACCTGCTCACCTCCATCGCAGCAGTAGTGCTCGGCGGCACGTCCATCCTCGGCGGCCGGGGCACCTATGCAGGAACCATTCCAGGGGCAATCCTGCTGGTGACGACGACGGCGCTGATCACCGTCGTCAACGCCTCTGCCGGCTGGCGTTCGATCATGTTCGGCTCGCTTATTCTTGCGCTGCTTCTGATTTCGGGCCGGGAGGCACGTCGATGA
- a CDS encoding amidohydrolase family protein → MTRYAGPVIDPHHHLWDLGLKRHPWLEKARDETQETMFCGMSALLRNYGIADYAGDAARQNVVATVHVEAGWSNDHPHEETAWLDALDHAGGIARRYVARVKLDDPDASVRLAAEAANPRVVGIRDIVSWHPDSAKSFAPRAGRMADPQWRSGLSHVARIGLVFDLMLYPWQMDEARDLVRAFPETLFVLNHGGSPADRTEEGMALWKRGLASLGGEPNIRLKISDLVAYDHVWSFDSLEPVIHHCLESFGVSRCMFASDFPVAGLHATFDEVYDVFRRTAEPLSPHEQRSLFFSTANDTYRLGLGDDEAFTERENHV, encoded by the coding sequence ATGACGCGCTACGCCGGCCCGGTGATCGATCCTCATCACCATCTCTGGGACCTGGGGCTCAAGCGCCATCCCTGGCTGGAGAAAGCGCGGGACGAGACGCAGGAAACGATGTTCTGCGGCATGTCCGCGTTGCTGCGAAACTACGGCATCGCGGACTATGCTGGAGATGCAGCGCGCCAGAATGTGGTCGCCACTGTTCATGTCGAAGCCGGCTGGTCTAACGATCATCCCCATGAGGAGACCGCGTGGCTTGACGCTCTCGATCATGCGGGCGGCATCGCGCGGCGCTATGTCGCCCGAGTAAAGCTTGACGATCCGGATGCAAGTGTCAGGCTTGCGGCGGAAGCGGCCAATCCGAGAGTAGTCGGAATCCGCGACATCGTTAGCTGGCATCCGGATTCTGCCAAGAGCTTTGCACCTCGGGCAGGGCGGATGGCAGATCCGCAATGGCGTTCCGGGCTCTCGCATGTCGCCCGGATCGGACTGGTCTTCGACCTGATGCTCTATCCTTGGCAGATGGATGAGGCACGCGATCTTGTCCGGGCATTTCCCGAGACGCTTTTCGTCCTGAACCATGGCGGCAGCCCGGCGGATCGAACGGAAGAAGGGATGGCGCTCTGGAAGAGGGGCCTGGCGTCTCTCGGTGGCGAGCCGAACATACGGCTCAAAATATCCGACCTCGTCGCCTATGACCATGTCTGGAGCTTCGACAGCCTGGAACCGGTCATCCATCACTGCCTCGAGAGCTTCGGCGTGTCGCGCTGCATGTTTGCGAGCGACTTCCCAGTCGCGGGACTGCATGCCACGTTCGACGAAGTCTACGACGTCTTCCGGCGTACCGCCGAACCTCTGTCGCCGCACGAGCAGCGATCGCTCTTCTTTTCCACCGCCAACGACACCTACCGGCTGGGCCTTGGAGATGATGAGGCCTTCACCGAGAGAGAGAACCATGTCTGA
- a CDS encoding alanine racemase, which translates to MSDVSLNALPNPLIDDRIRGFPPGHPPLPLDAIGAQNWKPYDGQMGLPLMSLDQTAFAGNIEAMMGLMKEHGVEIAPHAKTPMAPALAAALLSAGAWGTTVADIRQASVFLKAGQRKLILANEIGGVAAARRLAALLSGFPEAELHIFVDSREAVDALRQAWSERADLPTLGLLIEFGAGRAGERSLEAGLGILDFLLASETPRLRLTGIAAYEGAAATPDPQETAERIRSLLHITSEFLIALRARLGDARPLILTAGGSVFFDMVISGLRAAVAADPHCRLVLRSGAIFFHDHGIHQRGLDDLDIRGGYVREGVVQSASAAFVPALRVWAEVLSRPEAGLAICGMGLRDVANDQGLPKPLALYRNGRHHADLPGCAVVRLNDQHAFIQLGEQSDVAVGDVIEFGVSHPCTCIDRHAIVYGLGPDHCVTNAYLTHFG; encoded by the coding sequence ATGTCTGACGTGAGCTTGAATGCCCTGCCCAATCCCCTGATCGATGACCGTATCCGCGGCTTTCCGCCCGGTCACCCGCCGCTGCCACTCGATGCGATCGGCGCGCAGAACTGGAAGCCCTATGACGGCCAGATGGGGCTGCCTCTGATGTCGCTCGACCAAACCGCCTTCGCCGGCAATATCGAGGCGATGATGGGGCTCATGAAGGAGCATGGCGTCGAGATCGCCCCGCATGCGAAGACGCCGATGGCACCCGCGCTCGCCGCAGCGCTGCTGTCTGCCGGCGCCTGGGGCACGACGGTTGCGGACATTCGCCAAGCAAGCGTATTCCTGAAGGCCGGTCAGCGAAAACTGATCCTTGCCAACGAGATCGGCGGAGTTGCCGCCGCGCGGCGACTGGCCGCGCTGCTTTCGGGCTTTCCAGAGGCGGAGCTCCATATCTTCGTCGATTCCCGCGAAGCGGTCGATGCCCTTCGCCAAGCATGGAGCGAGCGCGCCGATCTGCCGACCCTTGGCCTGTTGATTGAATTCGGCGCCGGCCGGGCCGGTGAACGAAGCCTGGAAGCGGGTCTCGGCATCCTGGACTTTCTTCTGGCGTCGGAAACGCCGAGGCTAAGGCTGACGGGCATCGCCGCTTACGAAGGCGCCGCCGCCACGCCCGATCCGCAGGAAACGGCAGAGCGCATTCGCAGTCTCCTGCACATCACATCGGAATTTCTCATCGCGCTTCGCGCCCGCCTCGGGGATGCGCGTCCGCTGATCCTCACGGCCGGGGGATCTGTCTTCTTTGATATGGTCATCTCAGGGCTCCGCGCGGCGGTGGCCGCCGATCCGCATTGCCGCCTGGTGCTTCGCAGCGGAGCCATCTTCTTCCACGATCACGGTATCCATCAGCGTGGGTTGGACGATCTCGATATCCGTGGCGGTTACGTCCGGGAAGGGGTCGTGCAATCGGCCTCGGCGGCCTTCGTTCCGGCGCTGCGGGTCTGGGCGGAGGTGTTGTCCCGTCCCGAAGCGGGACTTGCGATCTGTGGCATGGGCCTGCGTGACGTCGCCAACGATCAGGGTCTGCCAAAACCGCTGGCGCTCTATCGAAACGGGCGGCACCACGCCGACCTGCCGGGATGCGCGGTCGTGCGGCTGAACGACCAGCACGCCTTCATCCAGCTCGGCGAACAGAGCGACGTCGCCGTTGGCGATGTCATCGAGTTTGGCGTCTCGCATCCGTGCACCTGCATCGACCGCCATGCCATCGTTTACGGCCTCGGCCCGGATCATTGTGTGACCAATGCCTATCTCACGCACTTTGGATGA
- a CDS encoding succinylglutamate desuccinylase/aspartoacylase family protein encodes MHSGLVNPIDFSQEGRQTGFLAIPFSVDRSPYYQIRIPILRLKNGEGPSILLMAGNHGDEYEGELQLGRLMRRLELSKMRGAVTILPMANLPAVMAAGRCSPLDGGNLNRAFPGDPLGTPTARLADFLERRLFPSHDVVLDLHSGGTSMAHLPCTLIERQADEERFRRATALLAAMGGSYAFIADNGPAAPTSMGSASRAGAIGLSGEFGGGGTVTPESMAFTASVIDRLLLALGIVEMPILSMAPLPVRGPLQLLSLSRHSQGIYAERRGWFEPAVALGTTVSCGDVAGWYHDMERLDLAEEPLYFAEGGIVISHRLHCDSQAGDCLIQVAEPIDR; translated from the coding sequence ATGCATAGTGGCCTCGTCAATCCGATCGATTTTTCGCAGGAAGGCCGACAGACCGGCTTTCTCGCCATCCCCTTTTCAGTCGATCGATCGCCATACTACCAGATCCGAATTCCGATCCTCCGGCTCAAGAACGGAGAGGGGCCTAGCATCCTACTCATGGCGGGCAATCACGGCGACGAGTATGAGGGAGAGCTCCAGCTCGGGCGCCTGATGCGCCGTCTTGAGCTGTCGAAGATGCGTGGCGCTGTAACCATCCTGCCAATGGCCAACCTGCCGGCCGTCATGGCGGCAGGTCGCTGTTCTCCTCTGGATGGTGGCAATCTCAACCGGGCTTTTCCCGGCGATCCCCTCGGCACCCCGACGGCGCGCCTTGCGGATTTTCTGGAGAGGCGGCTCTTTCCTTCCCACGACGTCGTTCTCGATCTTCATTCGGGGGGCACCTCGATGGCGCATCTGCCCTGCACGCTGATCGAACGACAGGCGGACGAGGAACGCTTTCGACGTGCAACCGCGCTTCTCGCCGCCATGGGCGGTTCCTACGCGTTCATTGCCGACAATGGTCCAGCGGCGCCGACATCGATGGGATCAGCGAGCCGCGCCGGCGCGATCGGACTTTCGGGCGAGTTTGGCGGCGGTGGAACGGTGACACCGGAAAGCATGGCCTTTACGGCCTCGGTCATTGACCGCCTGCTTCTTGCCCTCGGGATTGTCGAAATGCCGATCCTTTCGATGGCGCCTCTACCGGTACGTGGCCCGCTGCAGCTACTATCCCTGTCACGCCATAGCCAAGGCATCTATGCCGAGCGGCGCGGCTGGTTCGAGCCGGCAGTGGCGCTTGGCACGACCGTCTCCTGCGGTGACGTCGCGGGCTGGTATCACGACATGGAACGTCTGGATCTGGCGGAGGAGCCGCTGTATTTCGCAGAAGGTGGAATCGTCATCTCGCACCGCCTGCATTGCGACAGCCAGGCCGGCGACTGCCTGATACAGGTCGCCGAGCCGATCGACAGGTGA